The Trichosurus vulpecula isolate mTriVul1 chromosome 4, mTriVul1.pri, whole genome shotgun sequence genome contains a region encoding:
- the GATAD2B gene encoding transcriptional repressor p66-beta isoform X1 — MDRMTEDALRLNLLKRSLDQADERDDVLAKRLKMEGHEAMERLKMLALLKRKDLASIEMPHELPTKQDGGGGGKGYEEKLNGNLRPHGDNRTAGRPGKENINDEPVDMSARRSEPDRGRLTPSPDIIVLSDNEASSPRSSSRMEERLKAANLEMFKGKGIEERQQLIKQLRDELRLEEARLVLLKKLRQSQLQKENVVQKTPVVQNAASIVQPSPAHVGQQGLSKLPSRPGAQGVEPQNLRTLQGHSVIRSATNTTLPHMLMSQRVIAPNPAQLQGQRGPPKPGLVRTTTPNMNPAINYQPQSSSSVPCQRTTSSAIYMNLASHIQPGTVNRVSSPLPSPSAMTDAANSQAAAKLALRKQLEKTLLEIPPPKPPAPLLHFLPSAANSEFIYMVGLEEVVQSVIDSQGKGCASLLRVEPFVCAQCRTDFTPHWKQEKNGKILCEQCMTSNQKKALKAEHTNRLKNAFVKALQQEQEIEQRLQQQAALSPTTAPAVSSVSKQETIMRHHTLRQAPQPQSTLQRGIPTSARSMLSNFAQAPQLSVAGGLLGMPGVNIAYLNTGIGGHKAPSLADRQREYLLDMIPPRSISQSISGQK, encoded by the exons ATGGACAGAATGACAGAAGATGCCCTTCGCCTGAATCTGCTGAAGCGAAGCCTGGACCAGGCAGATGAACGTGATGATGTCCTAGCAAAGAGACTCAAGATGGAAGGACATGAGGCTATGGAGCGATTAAAAATGTTAGCACTGCTCAAAAGGAAGGACCTGGCAAGCATTGAGATGCCCCATGAGTTACCTACTAAACAGGATGGTGGCGGCGGTGGCAAGGGCTATGAGGAAAAACTTAATGGGAACCTGAGGCCGCATGGGGATAACAGGACTGCTGGACGGCCAGGCAAGGAGAACATCAATGATGAGCCTGTGGACATGAGTGCTAGGAGAAG TGAGCCAGACCGGGGACGGCTGACTCCCTCCCCTGACATCATTGTCCTTTCTGACAATGAGGCCTCCAGTCCACGTTCCAGTTCCCGCATGGAAGAGAGACTGAAAGCAGCCAATTTGGAGATGTTTAAG GGGAAAGGTATTGAGGAGCGGCAGCAGCTTATTAAGCAGCTGAGGGATGAGCTACGTCTAGAAGAAGCCAGACTGGTactgttgaagaaactaaggcagagtcaGCTACAGAAGGAGAATGTGGTTCAGAAG acCCCAGTTGTGCAAAATGCAGCATCAATTGTCCAGCCATCTCCTGCCCATGTAGGACAGCAGGGCCTGTCCAAGCTCccttccaggcctggtgctcagGGGGTGGAGCCCCAAAACCTGAGAACATTGCAG GGTCACAGTGTCATCCGCTCAGCCACCAACACAACCCTTCCACACATGCTGATGTCACAGCGAGTTATTGCACCAAACCCTGCCCAACTGCAAGGCCAGCGAGGGCCACCCAAACCTGGCCTCGTACGCACGACCACACCCAACATGAACCCCGCCATCAACTACCAGCCG CAGTCAAGTTCTTCTGTCCCTTGCCAGCGCACAACATCCTCTGCCATCTATATGAACCTTGCCTCTCACATTCAGCCAGGGACTGTTAACAGAGTGTCTTCACCACTCCCCAGTCCCAGCGCCATGACTGATGCAGCCAATTCACAGGCAGCAGCTAAGTTGGCCCTTCGTAAGCAGCTGGAAAAGACACTGTTGGAGATCCCGCCCCCTAAGCCTCCTGCCCCTCTGCTCCATTTCCTGCCCAGTGCAGCCAACAGCGAGTTCATCTACATGGTGGGCTTGGAGGAGGTGGTACAGAGTGTCATTGACAGCCAAG GCAAAGGTTGTGCCTCACTTCTTCGGGTGGAGCCGTTTGTATGTGCTCAATGCCGCACAGACTTTACCCCACACTGGAAGCAGGAGAAGAATGGCAAGATTCTGTGTGAGCAGTGCATGACCTCCAACCAGAAGAAGGCTCTAAAGGCCGAGCATACTAACCGGTTGAAGAATGCCTTTGTCAAAGCCCTACAGCAGGAACAG GAAATTGAGCAGCGACTACAGCAGCAGGCAGCCCTCTCCCCTACTACGGCTCCAGCTGTGTCCAGCGTCAGTAAGCAAGAGACCATCATGAGACACCATACGCTCCGGCAG GCTCCACAGCCCCAGAGTACTCTCCAGCGTGGCATCCCCACATCTGCCCGCTCCATGCTTTCCAATTTTGCACAGGCACCCCAGCTGTCTGTGGCAGGAGGCCTCCTTGGCATGCcag GTGTTAATATTGCTTACTTGAACACTGGCATCGGGGGACACAAAGCACCCAGCCTGGCAGACCGACAGCGGGAGTACCTTTTAGACATGATCCCCCCACGGTCTATATCGCAGTCCATCAGTGGACAAAAATAA
- the LOC118849221 gene encoding immunoglobulin superfamily DCC subclass member 3-like produces the protein MGLWLLGLLLLQDWGEAGGSELAFVQEPEDVVALREHPLLLRCQVEGETPITISWQRDGLPLGNNSGATLMPDGSLHLGGFPNRHTPQGSSLLSASVHEYNCVAQNRYGRLVSRRARVQLASLSRFHQHPESMVVEQGGVARFQCLIRGVPEPTISWEHNRTALSPTNHRLTLLPTGILQITSVGQSDVGTYRCVARNIASTRYSQEAQLALSVSPPRLLQEPEILSGPQNLTLTVHQTAVLECIATGHPRPLVSWSRLDGRSIGVEGIQVLGTGNLMISDVSVQHSGVYVCAANRPGTRVRRTAQGVLLVQAPPEFVQWPQSVSKPPGSSAIFTCVAHGVPEPRLIWLKNGKVLSPGDNVKLTHNNSTLMLTGVTAEDEAIYQCVAENSAGSNQASARLAVTGAPEPPQVPRGLQASALSASAVRVSWEPPSTGDNPSIIGYVLHLQSEGEPPGRELQEAVSKGTFEHVFTNLDPATTYSIRLRAYSAEGASHDSPPVHITTMGNAPAALGFYTKVLNATSVQASWDLPPQPGLIQGFKLFHRKLPAAHFEGPLLLASSASSFLYTDLEPAALYEIKLQAFNGNGDGNSTARFVSLRDALTADADPKAGCPCSQDGETPLMGNIPMPGVFVGIHVGFAALIICLLCLLLGWRHSFLCRKGSGEHWTVPPGSADRPSPGQLESGGKPGERIELISQVTVEQQSAA, from the exons ATGGGGCTGTGGCTGCTTGGACTGCTGCTTCTGCAGGACTGGG GTGAAGCTGGAGGCTCTGAGCTGGCCTTTGTGCAGGAGCCAGAGGATGTGGTGGCACTGAGGGAGCACCCCTTGCTGCTGAGGTGCCAGGTGGAAGGAGAGACACCCATCACCATCTCCTGGCAACGGGACGGGTTACCCCTGGGAAACAACAGTGGTGCCACCCTGATGCCAGATGGATCTCTGCACCTTGGGGGTTTCCCCAACCGTCATACCCCTCAGGGTTCATCCCTACTTTCTGCCAGTGTCCATGAGTACAACTGTGTGGCTCAAAACCGCTATGGACGGTTGGTGAGCCGGAGGGCACGGGTGCAGCTGGCAA GTCTTTCTCGATTTCACCAACACCCTGAGTCAATGGTGGTAGAGCAGGGAGGTGTTGCCCGTTTCCAGTGCCTGATCCGAGGGGTACCTGAGCCAACTATCTCCTGGGAACACAACCGCACTGCCTTGAGCCCTACCAACCACAG ACTCACCTTATTACCTACTGGCATTCTGCAGATCACAAGTGTTGGGCAGTCTGATGTAGGGACCTACCGATGTGTGGCACGCAATATAGCCAGTACTCGATACAGCCAGGAGGCCCAGCTTGCACTAAGCG TGTCTCCCCCTCGGCTGCTTCAGGAACCAGAGATTCTATCAGGGCCTCAGAACCTGACTCTCACTGTGCACCAGACTGCAGTGCTGGAGTGCATTGCTACAGGCCATCCACGACCCCTGGTCTCCTGGAGTCGCCTGG ATGGTCGCTCCATTGGGGTGGAAGGAATCCAGGTCCTGGGGACTGGGAACCTGATGATCTCAGATGTGTCTGTCCAACACTCAGGAGTATATGTCTGTGCTGCAAACCGGCCGGGCACCAGGGTCCGGCGAACAGCCCAGGGGGTCCTTCTGGTGCAGG CCCCTCCAGAGTTTGTCCAGTGGCCACAGTCTGTGTCGAAGCCCCCTGGCAGTAGTGCCATCTTCACATGTGTGGCCCATGGTGTTCCTGAACCCCGGCTGATCTGGCTGAAGAATGGAAAGGTCCTGAGCCCTGGAGATAATGTCAAGCTCACCCACAACAACAG CACACTGATGTTGACTGGTGTCACAGCAGAGGATGAGGCCATCTACCAGTGTGTGGCAGAGAACAGTGCAGGCTCCAACCAGGCCAGTGCCCGCCTGGCTGTAACTGGAGCCCCGGAGCCACCCCAAGTTCCCCGAGGCCTGCAAGCCTCTGCCCTTTCTGCTTCCGCTGTCCGAGTCTCCTGGGAACCTCCTTCTACTGGTGACAATCCCAGTATCATCGGCTATGTGCTACATCTCCAGTCTGAGGGAG AGCCACCTGGCAGAGAATTGCAGGAGGCGGTGAGCAAAGGGACCTTTGAACATGTTTTCACCAACCTGGATCCAGCAACTACCTATTCCATCCGTCTCCGGGCATATTCCGCTGAGGGTGCTAGCCACGACTCCCCTCCTGTACACATCACTACCATGGGCAATG CTCCTGCAGCCCTCGGCTTCTACACCAAAGTGCTCAATGCCACCTCTGTTCAGGCCTCCTGGGATCTGCCTCCCCAGCCTGGTCTCATCCAAGGCTTCAAGCTCTtccacagaaagctgccagctgCCCACTTTGAGGGACCCCTCCTTTTAGCCAGCAGTGCCAGCTCCTTCCTCTACACTGACCTAG AGCCTGCTGCCCTGTATGAGATTAAGCTTCAGGCCTTCAATGGAAATGGGGATGGAAACAGCACAGCCCGTTTTGTCTCATTGCGGGATGCCTTGACAGCAGATGCAG ATCCCAAGGCTGGATGCCCGTGCAGCCAAGATGGGGAAACCCCATTGATGGGGAACATTCCTATGCCAGGGGTGTTTGTGGGCATCCACGTGGGCTTTGCTGCCCTCATCATctgtctcctctgcctcctcctggGCTGGCGCCATAG tttcctctgtagGAAAGGATCTGGGGAGCACTGGACAGTACCTCCAGGCTCTGCTGACCGGCCCTCTCCAGGCCAGCTGGAGAGTGGAGGAAAACCTGGAGAGAGGATAGAGCTCATTTCCCAG GTCACTGTGGAGCAACAGTCTGCAGCCTAG
- the GATAD2B gene encoding transcriptional repressor p66-beta isoform X2 yields the protein MMDRMTEDALRLNLLKRSLDQADERDDVLAKRLKMEGHEAMERLKMLALLKRKDLASIEMPHELPTKQDGGGGGKGYEEKLNGNLRPHGDNRTAGRPGKENINDEPVDMSARRSEPDRGRLTPSPDIIVLSDNEASSPRSSSRMEERLKAANLEMFKGKGIEERQQLIKQLRDELRLEEARLVLLKKLRQSQLQKENVVQKTPVVQNAASIVQPSPAHVGQQGLSKLPSRPGAQGVEPQNLRTLQGHSVIRSATNTTLPHMLMSQRVIAPNPAQLQGQRGPPKPGLVRTTTPNMNPAINYQPQSSSSVPCQRTTSSAIYMNLASHIQPGTVNRVSSPLPSPSAMTDAANSQAAAKLALRKQLEKTLLEIPPPKPPAPLLHFLPSAANSEFIYMVGLEEVVQSVIDSQGKGCASLLRVEPFVCAQCRTDFTPHWKQEKNGKILCEQCMTSNQKKALKAEHTNRLKNAFVKALQQEQEIEQRLQQQAALSPTTAPAVSSVSKQETIMRHHTLRQAPQPQSTLQRGIPTSARSMLSNFAQAPQLSVAGGLLGMPGVNIAYLNTGIGGHKAPSLADRQREYLLDMIPPRSISQSISGQK from the exons GATGGACAGAATGACAGAAGATGCCCTTCGCCTGAATCTGCTGAAGCGAAGCCTGGACCAGGCAGATGAACGTGATGATGTCCTAGCAAAGAGACTCAAGATGGAAGGACATGAGGCTATGGAGCGATTAAAAATGTTAGCACTGCTCAAAAGGAAGGACCTGGCAAGCATTGAGATGCCCCATGAGTTACCTACTAAACAGGATGGTGGCGGCGGTGGCAAGGGCTATGAGGAAAAACTTAATGGGAACCTGAGGCCGCATGGGGATAACAGGACTGCTGGACGGCCAGGCAAGGAGAACATCAATGATGAGCCTGTGGACATGAGTGCTAGGAGAAG TGAGCCAGACCGGGGACGGCTGACTCCCTCCCCTGACATCATTGTCCTTTCTGACAATGAGGCCTCCAGTCCACGTTCCAGTTCCCGCATGGAAGAGAGACTGAAAGCAGCCAATTTGGAGATGTTTAAG GGGAAAGGTATTGAGGAGCGGCAGCAGCTTATTAAGCAGCTGAGGGATGAGCTACGTCTAGAAGAAGCCAGACTGGTactgttgaagaaactaaggcagagtcaGCTACAGAAGGAGAATGTGGTTCAGAAG acCCCAGTTGTGCAAAATGCAGCATCAATTGTCCAGCCATCTCCTGCCCATGTAGGACAGCAGGGCCTGTCCAAGCTCccttccaggcctggtgctcagGGGGTGGAGCCCCAAAACCTGAGAACATTGCAG GGTCACAGTGTCATCCGCTCAGCCACCAACACAACCCTTCCACACATGCTGATGTCACAGCGAGTTATTGCACCAAACCCTGCCCAACTGCAAGGCCAGCGAGGGCCACCCAAACCTGGCCTCGTACGCACGACCACACCCAACATGAACCCCGCCATCAACTACCAGCCG CAGTCAAGTTCTTCTGTCCCTTGCCAGCGCACAACATCCTCTGCCATCTATATGAACCTTGCCTCTCACATTCAGCCAGGGACTGTTAACAGAGTGTCTTCACCACTCCCCAGTCCCAGCGCCATGACTGATGCAGCCAATTCACAGGCAGCAGCTAAGTTGGCCCTTCGTAAGCAGCTGGAAAAGACACTGTTGGAGATCCCGCCCCCTAAGCCTCCTGCCCCTCTGCTCCATTTCCTGCCCAGTGCAGCCAACAGCGAGTTCATCTACATGGTGGGCTTGGAGGAGGTGGTACAGAGTGTCATTGACAGCCAAG GCAAAGGTTGTGCCTCACTTCTTCGGGTGGAGCCGTTTGTATGTGCTCAATGCCGCACAGACTTTACCCCACACTGGAAGCAGGAGAAGAATGGCAAGATTCTGTGTGAGCAGTGCATGACCTCCAACCAGAAGAAGGCTCTAAAGGCCGAGCATACTAACCGGTTGAAGAATGCCTTTGTCAAAGCCCTACAGCAGGAACAG GAAATTGAGCAGCGACTACAGCAGCAGGCAGCCCTCTCCCCTACTACGGCTCCAGCTGTGTCCAGCGTCAGTAAGCAAGAGACCATCATGAGACACCATACGCTCCGGCAG GCTCCACAGCCCCAGAGTACTCTCCAGCGTGGCATCCCCACATCTGCCCGCTCCATGCTTTCCAATTTTGCACAGGCACCCCAGCTGTCTGTGGCAGGAGGCCTCCTTGGCATGCcag GTGTTAATATTGCTTACTTGAACACTGGCATCGGGGGACACAAAGCACCCAGCCTGGCAGACCGACAGCGGGAGTACCTTTTAGACATGATCCCCCCACGGTCTATATCGCAGTCCATCAGTGGACAAAAATAA